GGAGCGGCTGGCCAAGCTGGTCGGCGGCGTGGCGGTGATCCGGGTCGGCGCCGCGACCGAGGTCGAGATGAAGGAGAAGAAGGCGCGCGTCGAGGACGCGATGCACGCCACCCGCGCCGCGGTCGAGGAAGGCATCGTGCCGGGTGGTGGCGTCGCCCTGGTGCGGGCGATCGCCGACCTCGGCGAGCTCAAAGTGCCGGACGAGGAGCGCATCGGGGTGCAGATCGTCCAACGCGCCGCCGAGGAGCCCTGCCGCCGCATCGCCATGAACGCCGGCGTCGAGGGCGCGGTGGTGCTCGACCGGGTCCGCAACAGCAAGGGCGCGCACGGCTTCAACGCCGCCACCGAGGAGTACGAGGACCTGCTGAAGGCCGGCATCATCGATCCGACCAAGGTGGTGCGCACCGCGCTGCAGAACGCCGCCTCCGTGGCGGGCATGCTGCTCACCACCGAAGCGATGGTCGCCGACAAGCCGGAAGAGAAGAAGGCCCCCGCCGCGCCTCCGGGCGGCGGGTTCGACGACATGTGAGCCGCGCCCGACTCGCGTCGAAGGGCGACCCCCAACGGGGTCGCCCTTTTTTTTGCCCGGCGGCCGCCGGAAGGATTCTCGCGGCTTGCGCCAGCCGGGCGCATCCGCGCATAACCGCCGGCCATGAAGACCACCGACAAGCGCCCGCCCGCTCAGGACGCCATGCTCGCCCATATCACCGGCTACTGGATCTCGCAGATGGTGTTCGTCGCCGCCAAGCTCAATCTCGCCGACGAGCTCGCCGCCGGCCCGCGCTCGGTCGCGACCCTGGCGAAGAGGGTCGGAGCCGACGCGTCGGCGCTGCGCCGGATCCTGCGCGCCCTGGCCAGCGTCGGCATCTTCGCCGAGACCGCCAACGGCACCTTCCGTCTCACGCCCCTGGCCGCGACCCTGCGCGGCGACGTGCCGGGCTCGCTCAAGCCCTTCGCCAGCATGATGGTCGAGGGGTACAACTGGACCGCCTGGCAGGACCTGCTCGGCGGCGTCCGCACCGGCGCCCTGCCCTTCGACCGGGTGCACGGCAAGCCGATCTTCGACTACCTGCGCGACCATCCCGAGGACGACCGCATCTTCTCGGAATCGATGGCCAGCATCTCCGGCCCGGAGAACGCCGCCGTCGCGCGCGGGCTCGACTTCCATCGCTTCCACACCCTGGTCGACGTCGGCGGCGCGCACGGCCATCTCCTGGCGGCGATTCTCGGCCGCCATCGCCGCCTGCGCGGCATCCTGTTCGACCAACCGCAGGTGGTCGCCGGCGCCGCCGACAGCGGCTTCATCACCGCCCCGAAGCTGGCCGGCCGGGTCACCGTGCAGAGCGGCAGCTTCTTCAACGAGGTGCCGCCGGGCGCCGATGCCTATCTGATGAAGTACATCATCCACGACTGGAACGACGAGCAGTGCGAACGCATCCTCGCCAACTGCCGCCGCGCCATGGCCCCGGGCGGCCGCGTGTTGGTCGCCGAACACGTGATCCGACCCGGCAACGCGCCCGATTGGGGCAAGATGCTCGACATCAACATGCTGGTGCTGACCGGCGGTCGCGAGCGCACCAAGGAGGAATTCGCCGCCCTGTTCACCCGCGCCGGACTGCGCCTGGTGCGCGTCCACCGCACGGCGGCGGCGATCTCGCTGCTGGAAGCCGCGGCGGCGTGAGCCGCGGCCGCCGCGGCCTTGCGTTCTTTATCAGCGTATAAGACACATTGAATGTGACCGCCCGCCGCGCCTCGCGTCAGCCCTCTCGTCGCGCCCATCGGCGCGGCGTCCCGCGCCAGCGCCCGCGGCGGGCGCGCGCCAGCTCCGGAGCGACCCAGCGACGCATCATCGAAGCCGCGCTGCGGGCGTTCGGTGAGCAGGGCTACGACGGGGCGATGACCCGGGACATCGCCGCCGCCGCCGGCGTGCAGCAGCCGCTCATCAACTACCACTTCGGCTCCAAGGAGGGGTTGTGGCGGGCCGTCGTCGCCCACCTCTTCTCCGAGCTGCAGGAGAGCGTGTCCGGCCGGCTGGGTGAGGTGTCGGCGCTCGGCCCCGCGGAGGCGCTGGCCGCGATGCTGCACCACTTCGTGCTCTTCACCGCCGAGCGGCCGCAACTCTCGCGCCTGATGCTCAAGGAGACGGCGAGCCACGGCGAGCGCCTGAGCTGGATCGTCGACCATCACCTGCGGCCGTCGTTCGAAGCGGCGCTGGCACTCATCCGCGCCGCCCAGCGGCGCGGCGCCCTCGCCGGCATCGATCCGATCAGCGCCTACTACCTGTTCGTCGGCGCGGCGACGAGCGCCTTCGTCATGGGCCCGGCGTACGAGCTGCTCACCGGCGACGACCCCTTTCGTGCCGATCGGCGCGCCGCCTACGCCGACGCGGTGGTACGCCTCTTCCTGCCCACCCACGTCGCCGCGGCACGGCGCACGCCCCGTGCCCTGCCGGCGCCGTCGAACCATCCATCAGATCACACGAGGATACGATGATGACACGCACGACGCGCTGCATCGCCACCGCGATGTGGCTTGCTCTCGCCGTCCCCGCGCGCGCCGCCGACAGCGCCAGGAGCGGCGAGCCGTGGATCCTGGACAGCAACAGTTGGAAGCAAGCGGAAGGTCTGCTGCCCGACCCCGTCATGGAGCGGGTGAAGAAAGGCGATTACTGGTTCCGCGTCCAGCCGATCGATCCCGAGCGCTTCAAACACAACTACTCCGACGCCTTCTGGGCGGCGAGCGAGTCGAACGACGGCAAGTACGGCCTCGACGCGGAGACCTGCGGGCTCAAGGATCTGCAGACCGGGAAGCCGCCGGAGTTCTACTTCGGCTATCCGTTCCCCAAGGTCGACCCGAAGGATCCGCAGGCCGGCTGCAAGATGGCGTGGAACTTCGTCGCCGCCACCAACCAGGGCGGCGGCGGCGGCGCCACCTTCACCCTCAACGGCATCGACAGCACCGGCGAGTACAAGCGCATCAAGGCGTGGATCCACAGCTTCGCCTTCCTCGGCCGTCACGGCGGCCCGGTGCCGAATCCCGAGAACCTCGCCGGCACCGCGCTCACCGGCGTGCTCGAGCCGAGCGACGTCGACGGCGTCGGCGGGCTCACCAAGCGCACCAACACCTGGACGGCGCAGGACAAGGCCTGGTTCTACGTTCCCGCGACGCGCCGCGTACGCCAGGCCAGCGCCGCGTCGCGCTCGGAGCCGGTCGCCGGCATGGACATCTTCGCCGACGATCTGAACTGCTATGCCGGCAAGGTCGAGTACTACAAATGGAAGGTGATCGGCGAGACGAACATTCTCGCCCCCGTCCTGCAGCCGGATCCGCTGGTTCCCACCCAGGTCACGAAGAGCCGCTCCGAGGTCACCATCCCGTACTTCAAGGGCGCCTACGAAACCCCGGGCGCCAAGGGCGCGCCCTGGCTGATCGTCGACAACCTGGTGCTGATCCCACGCCCGGTGTGGATCCTCGAGGGCGAGTCGAACGATCCGTATTACAACTTCGGCAAGGTGATCATGTACATGGACAAGGACATGTACCGGATCTACTGGAAGCTGGTGCACAACCGTGCCGGCGAGTACTTCTACAACGCGATGTGCGCCTATCACTGGGCGAAGAGCGCCGACGGGTCGTTCTCGGCGGTGGCGCCGAACCTGGTGGTCGGGGTGAACGACAAGACCAATCGCGCCGCGCTGGGCGGCCGCTACAGCTCGCAGTTCTTCGAGCGCGAGTGGCCGGAAGACTACTTCAGCCTGCGCACGCTGACGCATCTGTCCGACTGACGCGGCGCGGCGCGACACACGTGGGGGGGAACGATCCGTGCGACACGGACGAGAGTGGAGCATCGCGACACTGATCGGCGGCATCGTGCTCGCGGCGGCGCCGGCATCGGCGACGCCCGCGTTGCGGGTCGACGGCGGCATCGGCGTCCCCGGCGGCACCGTGGCCGCCGTGGTCTCGCTGGCGGACGACCCGACCGGCGAGGCGGTGGCGGCCACCTTCGCGATCGACTACCCGTCGCCACCGCTCGACGCCGATCCCCTGACCTGCACTCTCGCCGCCCGCCTCGCCGGCACCCACCGCCTCACCGCCGCCGGACCGCTGCCCGGCATGCTCGGCCTGACCATCGCGCCGCTCGCCGGCGCGCCGCCGCTCGGCGACGGCGATCTCGCGAGCTGCGACTTCGCCATCGCGCTCGGCACGCCCGCGGGCACCGCGGCGCTCGAGTTGGCGAACGTCGCGGTCACCGATGCCGGCGGCGAGCCGGTCGCGGTCGACACCATCGACGGCGAAATCGTCATCAGCGCCCCGGAATCGACCCCGACGGTGACCAACACGCCGACCATCACCCTGACCCCGACGGTGACGCTGACGCCGACCGATACACCGATACCGGTCCCCACCAACACCCCGACGGTCACCCCCACCGCGACGATCTTCCGGCCAACGGTGCTTGCCGACAACCTGGGCGGCTGCGCCATCGGCCCGGCGCCCGCGCCGGGCGCGCTGCCGCTGCTCGGCGGTGTCCTGTCCCTGTTGGCGCTGCGCCGTCGCCGCCGGCGGCCCTGAGCGCCCGCATCACAACGCCGGGTCGCCACGGTGAGACCGTGGCGACCCGGCGTTGACGGCGCCCGAGCTGGCTCCGCTCCACGGCCGAGACCCGGCGGCATCGCGCCGATGTCCGCTCGGCCGCCGCGCATCCCCCTCTCGCCTAGTTCTAGTCCTTGCGACAGCCTTACCCTGCGCCTAGTACTGTGAAGTCTCGGCATGACCTCGCACCGCATCGCGGCAGC
This is a stretch of genomic DNA from bacterium. It encodes these proteins:
- a CDS encoding DUF1329 domain-containing protein, whose translation is MTRTTRCIATAMWLALAVPARAADSARSGEPWILDSNSWKQAEGLLPDPVMERVKKGDYWFRVQPIDPERFKHNYSDAFWAASESNDGKYGLDAETCGLKDLQTGKPPEFYFGYPFPKVDPKDPQAGCKMAWNFVAATNQGGGGGATFTLNGIDSTGEYKRIKAWIHSFAFLGRHGGPVPNPENLAGTALTGVLEPSDVDGVGGLTKRTNTWTAQDKAWFYVPATRRVRQASAASRSEPVAGMDIFADDLNCYAGKVEYYKWKVIGETNILAPVLQPDPLVPTQVTKSRSEVTIPYFKGAYETPGAKGAPWLIVDNLVLIPRPVWILEGESNDPYYNFGKVIMYMDKDMYRIYWKLVHNRAGEYFYNAMCAYHWAKSADGSFSAVAPNLVVGVNDKTNRAALGGRYSSQFFEREWPEDYFSLRTLTHLSD
- a CDS encoding TetR/AcrR family transcriptional regulator; its protein translation is MTARRASRQPSRRAHRRGVPRQRPRRARASSGATQRRIIEAALRAFGEQGYDGAMTRDIAAAAGVQQPLINYHFGSKEGLWRAVVAHLFSELQESVSGRLGEVSALGPAEALAAMLHHFVLFTAERPQLSRLMLKETASHGERLSWIVDHHLRPSFEAALALIRAAQRRGALAGIDPISAYYLFVGAATSAFVMGPAYELLTGDDPFRADRRAAYADAVVRLFLPTHVAAARRTPRALPAPSNHPSDHTRIR
- a CDS encoding SAM-dependent methyltransferase codes for the protein MKTTDKRPPAQDAMLAHITGYWISQMVFVAAKLNLADELAAGPRSVATLAKRVGADASALRRILRALASVGIFAETANGTFRLTPLAATLRGDVPGSLKPFASMMVEGYNWTAWQDLLGGVRTGALPFDRVHGKPIFDYLRDHPEDDRIFSESMASISGPENAAVARGLDFHRFHTLVDVGGAHGHLLAAILGRHRRLRGILFDQPQVVAGAADSGFITAPKLAGRVTVQSGSFFNEVPPGADAYLMKYIIHDWNDEQCERILANCRRAMAPGGRVLVAEHVIRPGNAPDWGKMLDINMLVLTGGRERTKEEFAALFTRAGLRLVRVHRTAAAISLLEAAAA